The genomic interval CGTCTCGATCCGCGAGCAACTCAAGAACGGGGACATCGTCGAGATTCAGACCCAGAAGAACCAGACCCCGAAGTCCGACTGGCTGAATGTCGTCGTCACCTCCAAGGCCCGCAACAAGATCAAGTCGTTCCTCCGCGAAGAGCAGGCCAAGCATACCCGCATGGGCCGCGAAGAGCTGGAGCGGAAACTCAAAAACTGGAAGATGGCCATCTCGATCGACGAGGCCGTGGCCTATCTCGCCCGTCACTTCAAACTCCGGCTCGGAAGCGACGTGTACGGGCTGATCGCCACCCAGAAACTCGACTTCGGGACCATCAAGGAGCTGCTCTCCCGCCACCTCTCCGGAGAAGCCGCCGAGGAGCGGCGCGCCGCGGCCGCCGAGGTCGAACGACAGAAGGCCGCTCAACACGCCGCTCAGGAGAAGGCCGCGCCGCAGGATGCCCTGATCATCGACGACGACATCTCGAAGATCCAGTACAAGCTGGCCAAGTGCTGCAACCCCATCAAGGGCGACGACGTCTTCGGGTTCGTGACGATCAACTCCGGAATCACCATTCACCGCTGCGACTGCCCCAATGCCAAGCGAATGTGCGAAAACTATCCCTATCGGGTGGTCGAAGCCCGCTGGCGGCAGTCTGCCGAAGGGGCCTTCCGCGTCTCGATCCGCATCGTCGCCGCCGACACCACCGGCATGGCAAACCACATCACCGAGGTCATCATCCGCGACCTGAAACTCAACATCCGCTCGATCAACTTCGCCGCGGCAGGAAACGGGTGCATCGCCGGAACCGTCGCCGTCGAGGTCCCCGGATCGGCCGTCGTCGATACGCTCATCCACCAGATCATGCGCATCAAGGGCGTACAGCGCGCCTACCGCATCAACTGATTCGAAAACAACTTTTTACCCACACTATCATCGATCAATGAATAACAACTCAATCAGCGTCGTTTTTGCCGACTCGTCGCACGCGCACTACGCTCCGCGTATCTGCCAGCTGATCTACGAGTCCGCATTGCAGCGGGGAACGGGTATCGCCAAGCGGTCCCCGGAGTACATCGCTGCAAAAATGACCGGTGGCAAGGCCGTCGTGGCGCTGGACGGTGAAAAACTGGTCGGGTTCAGCTACATCGAGTGCTGGGGGCATGGCGACTTCGTCGCAACCTCCGGCCTGATCGTCGACCCCGAGTACCGGCACATGGGACTCGCGGAGCAGATCAAACGACGAACCTTCGAACTGGCCCGACGACGATTCCCGTATGCCAAGTTATTCAGTATCACTACGTCGCTCCCCGTCATGAAACTCAATTCACGCATGGGATACGTCCCCGTCACCTTCTCCGAACTGACCGAGGACGAGGAGTTCTGGAAGGGTTGCGAAGGCTGCTGCAACTACGACATCCTCCAGCGAAACAACCGTCGCATGTGTCTCTGCACCGGAATGCTCTACGACCCTGCCAAGGAGCCGCCTCAGAAGCACTCCCGTTTCGCCCCCTACGTCATGTTCCTCAAGAACAAAATCAAAAAAATCTTCCATCTGAAATAAAAATAAAA from uncultured Alistipes sp. carries:
- a CDS encoding GNAT family N-acetyltransferase yields the protein MNNNSISVVFADSSHAHYAPRICQLIYESALQRGTGIAKRSPEYIAAKMTGGKAVVALDGEKLVGFSYIECWGHGDFVATSGLIVDPEYRHMGLAEQIKRRTFELARRRFPYAKLFSITTSLPVMKLNSRMGYVPVTFSELTEDEEFWKGCEGCCNYDILQRNNRRMCLCTGMLYDPAKEPPQKHSRFAPYVMFLKNKIKKIFHLK